The Candidatus Eisenbacteria bacterium genome includes a window with the following:
- a CDS encoding CoA-binding protein — protein sequence MAQTISDDELRSFLRSRPVIAVVGASRKPERPSHHVMADLIAAGYEVIPVHPVHPEVLGRRTYPSLAAIPGRVDLVDVFRRSEFTPDVARQAVAKGARMLWLQVGVVSEEARRIAEAGGLAVVMDRCLSVEHYRLLEADPATS from the coding sequence ATGGCCCAGACCATCTCCGATGACGAGCTGCGATCCTTCCTGCGCTCACGGCCGGTGATCGCCGTGGTCGGGGCGTCCCGGAAGCCCGAGCGCCCGAGCCACCACGTGATGGCCGACCTGATCGCCGCGGGCTACGAAGTCATTCCCGTGCACCCTGTTCATCCGGAAGTGCTCGGTCGCAGGACCTACCCGAGCCTCGCCGCCATCCCCGGACGCGTGGACCTGGTCGACGTGTTCCGCCGCTCCGAGTTCACCCCCGACGTTGCGCGCCAGGCGGTGGCGAAAGGAGCGCGCATGCTGTGGCTGCAGGTGGGCGTGGTGAGCGAGGAGGCGCGGCGGATCGCGGAGGCCGGAGGCCTCGCGGTGGTGATGGATCGCTGCCTGTCCGTCGAGCATTACCGGCTGCTCGAGGCCGATCCCGCGACCAGCTGA
- a CDS encoding PEP-CTERM sorting domain-containing protein, protein MKRALLIAGGLMLVSAPLHAYVSGGTMMGRNLNHRHQQSSTQTTATETTDPATDPLATDPTVGMIDVREGREISESEPGHPVPEPGTMAIGSMGLLAAAAFMKKRRSKSD, encoded by the coding sequence ATGAAGAGGGCGCTTTTGATCGCAGGCGGACTGATGCTCGTGTCGGCCCCGCTCCATGCTTATGTTTCGGGCGGCACGATGATGGGCCGCAATCTGAACCATCGGCATCAGCAATCCTCCACCCAGACCACCGCCACTGAGACCACCGACCCTGCCACCGACCCGCTCGCCACGGACCCCACCGTGGGGATGATCGACGTGCGCGAAGGCCGGGAGATCAGTGAATCCGAGCCGGGACACCCCGTACCCGAGCCCGGCACGATGGCGATCGGCTCCATGGGCCTCCTTGCCGCCGCGGCCTTCATGAAGAAGAGGCGCTCGAAGTCGGATTAG